The window GGGCACTCCCGTGGATCGAGCGGGTGTCGCGGCAGCTCGCGGAGGCCGTCCGCTTCCTGATGGGCATCGCGGACACCCTCTGCCCCCGCGCGTAGCAGAATGCTTCGCGCCGAAACCGGTGGGACGGCGCGCGCCGCCCCACGAGCTCGCGGTGCGCCTCGAACGGGGTGTGCCGAGCTCTTGCCCAGCCGTGCTCCTGAACGCGAGCGCCGGGCCGCCTGTCCGGCACCGGCGATGCGGGGTAGATTGCGGCGCTTCCGCCACCGCTCACCCGCGCCCCGGCCGCCATGGACCTGCGAGGAGTCTTCGCCCCCGCCACCACCCCGTTCGACCCCGTCACCGGCGACGCCGACCTGGTGTCGCTGCGGGCCAACCTGCGCGCCTGGCTCAAGGCGCCGCTCGCGGGCGTGGTGCTCTTCGGCTCCACCGGCGAGGGGCCGCTCCTGGACGAGGACGAGAAGACGCGGCTGGTGGCGGGCGCCCGCGACGTGGTGGACGGGGGCCGGCTGCTCCTGGCCGGCACCGGCGCCGAGTCCACCCGCGCCACCGTGCGCGCCACCCGCGCCGTCGCCGGGGCCGGCGCCGACGCGGTGCTGGTGCAGCCGCCCGCGTACTTCAAGCCCCTGATGACGCCCGAGGCGCTGCGCGACCACTTCGCGGCCGTCGCCGACGCCTCGCCCGTCCCCGTCATCCTCTACCAGGTGCCGCCGCGCTTCAGCGGGGTGGAGCTGCCCCCCGGCCTAGTCGGCGAGCTGGCCCGGCACCCCAACATCGTCGGCATCAAGGACTCGCACGGCGACCTGCGCACGCTGGGCGCGCTGGTGGAGGCGTGCGAGGGGCGCGCGGCCGTGCTGGCGGGGAGCGGCGCGGTGGTCTACGGCGCGCTGGAGATCGGCGCGGTGGGCGGCATCCTGGCGGTGGCGCTCCTGGCGCCCGCCGAGTGCGCCGAGCTCGCCCGCCTCTACGCGGAGGGGCGCCTGGCCGAGGCGGGGCGGCTGCAGGAGCGGATCGCGCCGCTGCACCGGGCCGTGGTCGGCGAACTGGGCGTGCCCGGGATCAAGGCCGCGCTCGAGGAGCTGGGGCTGCACGGCGGCGCCCCCCGCCCCCCGCTCAAGCCGCTGCGGGAGAAGGACCGCCCGAAGGTGCGCGAGGCGCTGCGCCAGGCGGGGATGCTCCAGGGCCAGCCGGCGTGAAAAACAATCGGCCGCGTCCCCTGACGCGGCCGATTCGATTGAGCGGAAGACGGTGCTAAGCGGCGCGCGCCGCCTCACGGTCCAGGATCTCCTGAAGGGCCTTGCTGTCGAGCTTGTCCGCGTCCGGCACGTCGATGCCCCTCGCGATGAGCAGATTGAGCACCGTCTTCCGGCGCAGGCGCTCCAACTCCTCGTAGTCGGGCTTCAATGCCTCGTAGCGCGCTAGGATCTGGGCGAGCTTGGCGGAGTCCATTCGCATCTCTCTCGATCACTTGTCCAATTGCCGGGTAGTTTCGGACCCAAGAGTCCGTAGCTCGTCCACCCGCTGTTCCAGAGCGATGACCCGCTGGCTGAGCGTCTCCATTGCGGTACTCTGAGCGGCAAACTTCACGCTCGCCTTGGCTCCCGCAAACTCTCCGCCTACCTCATCCAGCTTGGGCGGGTCGGACCGGAGCAGCGCCAGGACATGCCTGGGACGCAGGAACCGCGCGAGCAGCAGCAGGAGGACACACGAGCCGCCTCCCATGACGATAATCAGGAGAATGCGCGCGGTCCAGTAAACGCCAGGCCAGCCGAAGATCCGATCCATATGGGGAGATTGCGAGTGTAAATCCGGACGGGTGTCCAAACTGTGTCTTTTAACGTTTCGGCGCACCAGGCTCTTATGCCCGCTCTATTTCCGCCGCATTGGAGCGAGATGCGCCCGCCGTAGCCGAACTTCCCGTAGGTGCCCAACTCCAGATCGGGCCGGTCTCTAGCGTCCGTCGCGCGGTTGCCGCCCCCCCGCGCCGCCGCTAGGTTGTCGCCCCGCCGCAACGCACTTCCGCACTCACGCACTCACGCACTTCCCATGGCCGAATACAGCAACCTCCTCCTCGACGTCCAGGACCGCATCGCCACGCTCACCGTCAACCGCCCAGACAAGCTCAACGCGCTCAACGAGCAGACCATCCGCGAGCTTGGCCAGGCGGTGGACGAGGTCGCCGGGCGCGACGACGTGGGCGGCGTGATCGTGACCGGCGCGGGCGAGAAGGCGTTCGTGGCCGGCGCCGACATCGGCGAGCTGGCGAAGATGGGACCGGTGGACGGGATCGAGGTGAGCCGCCTGGGGCAGCAGGTGTTCCGCCGCATCGAGCTCTCCCGCAAGCCGGTGATCGCGGCCGTGAACGGCTTCGCGCTGGGGGGCGGGTGCGAGCTGGCGCTCGCCTGCCACCTGCGCATCGCCAGTGAGAACGCGCAGTTCGGCCTTCCCGAGGTCAAGCTGGGCATCATCCCCGGCTACGGCGGCACCCTGCGCCTGCCGCGCATCGTGGGCAAGGGGCGCGCGCTGGAGCTGATGCTCACCGCGCAGTTCATCAAGGCCGACGAGGCGTACCGCATCGGTCTGGCCAACAAGGTGGTGCCGCAGGCCGAGCTGATGGACGCCGCGCGCAGGATGATGGGAACCATCCTGGCCAACGGCCCCGTGGCGGTCGGCCTGGCCATCGAGTGCGCCACGCGGGGGATGGAGATGTCGGTGGACGACGGCCTGGCGCTCGAGTCCAACCTCTTCGGCCTGCTCGCCGCCACCGAGGACATGCGCGAGGGGATGAGCGCGTTCCTGGAGAAGCGGAAGGCGGAATTCAGGAATCGCTGAACTGCAGTGCGTGAGTGCGTGAGTGCGAAAGTGCGAAAGTGATTCGGCGCCCCGCCGTCTTCGCGCGCATCGATGACGTAGGGGCGAGGCCTGCCTAAGGCCTGCCTCGCCGGCTCCGGGCATGGAGAACAACTCGGCAGGATTTCGACGATGACCCGACTGGCGCCTTCCGACAACCTGTACCGCCTGCTGCTGGCGTCTCCGGTCGGGCCGCTGCTGGTGGAGCACGACGGGCGGGCGGTGCGGTCGATCCGCTACTGGCCGCAGGGCGCGCACCCGCCGGCCGGGACGCGCGTGGAGCCCACGCGCGACGACGCGCTGGGGTGGCGGGTGGCCGAGCAGCTCCGCGACTACTTCGCGGGGAAGCGGCGCGACTTCGACCTCCCGCTCGCTCCCGAGGGGACGGCGTTCCAGCGCCGGGTGTGGGACGCGCTCCGGGCGATCCCCTGCGGCCAGACGCGCACCTACGGCCAGGTGGCGAAAGACGTGGAGTCCGTCGCCCGCGCCGTGGGCCAGGCCAACCGCAACAATCCGATCCCCATCGTCATCCCCTGCCACCGCGTGCTCGCCGGCGACGGCATCGGCGGGTACGCGGGCGCGTGGGACGACGGCAAGGAGATCGACGTCAAGCGCTGGCTCCTGCGCCACGAGGGCGTCCCCGGGTGGTGAGCCCTGTCTCCGCAGTCTTCAGTCCTGTTCCCCACCACGTATTCGGATTATCTTTGGTCGTCCGCATAGTTGCCGCCACTCGGGAGAACGGAATGCTTGGTACCGGGATCTACACGCCTGCGGAGGCCGCGGCGCTGATCAAGGCACCCGCAGCCGAAGTGCGGCGGTGGGCGTTCGGCTACGCCCGGCGGCGGGGCGGTGCGCGCATCGAATACGACCCGCTCATCAAGACAAGGCTTCCCGAGTTGGAGGGCCGAAGCGCGCTGACGTTCATCGAGCTCGTTGAGTTGATGTACATCAAGGGCTTCCGCCGCGCAGGGGCTTCCTGGAAGCTGATCCACGAAGCCGCCGCGGTGGCGGCCCGGATCTACCAGACCGAGCACCCGTTCGCGATGCGGCAGTTCTTCGCCGATCCGTCGGGAATCTATGCCCTGCTGCGGGAGGCGCACGGTGGTGAGTCGCTGGTGCGCCTCGTCGGACATGGACAGCATACGTTCGACGATCTCGTCCGTCCCTACCTCGGACAGCTGGAGTTCGACCCATTCGACGTGCCCACCCGGTGGTGGCCCCTCGGGAAGCAGGGCCGTGTCGTCGTCGATCCCGAAGTGGCGTTCGGGTCTCCGATCGTGGCCGAAGTAGGGATTCCCACACGCGTGCTCGCGGAAGCGCTGGAGGCGGAAACCGGATACGACCAAGAACGCGCGCTCAACCGTGTATCTTGGCTCTTCAAGGTGCCGCCGCGCCACGTGCAAACCGCCGTCCGGTTCGAGGAATGGCTGGCGGCGGCGTAAGGTTCCTGTTCGATGCGCACCTGCCGCCCGGGCTCGCCGAAGCACTCCGCGTGCTTGGCGAGCCCGCTGAGCACGTCAGCGAGATCTTCGCTCCCGCGACGCCTGACGAAACGTGGATTCGCTATGCGGGCGAGCGGGGATGGTGCGTCGTCTCCCGTGACATGAACATCACCCGCAAGCCGCACGAGCTTGCCGCGCTCCGCGAGTCCAAGGTCGGGGCGTTCTTCCTGCTCCCGGGTAAACGGTCTCCACGTCTCTGCCAGATCATCCAAACGGTCGTGAAGCACTGGCCCGAGTTGAAGCGCCTGGCCGGCAGCGAGCGGCGTCCGTTCCAGTTCCAGATCGGGGAAAGCAGGGTGCGGCGACTGCGCTAGCACCCTACCTGTATCTGACCCATCGAGCCAGGCCCACCCTTGTTCCTCTCCCGTCTGCACCTGCGCGACTACCGCAACTTCGGCGAGCAGGTGCTGGAGCTGCCGCCGCAGGGCGTCGCCATCGTCGGCGACAACGGGCAGGGAAAGACCAACCTGCTCGAGGCCGTCTACTACCTGGAGATCTTCCGCTCCTTCCGCGGCGCCCCCGACGAGCAGCTGGTGCGCTTCGGCGCCGACGTCTTCCGCGTGGAGGGCGAGCTGCGCGGCCCCGGCGGCGAGACGCGCACCGTGGCGGCCGCGTTCGAGCGGCGGCGGAAGAAGAAGAAGGTGACGGTGAACGGCGCCGAGCCCGAGCGGCTGGGCGACGCGCTCGGGCAGGTGGGCGCGGTGATCTTCTCCCCCGCCGACGTGGAGCTGGTGGCGGGCGGCCCCGGCGAGCGGCGGCGCTTCCTCGACATCGTCCTATCGCTGGCCGAGCCGGGGTACCTGGCCGCGCTGCAGCGCTACCGCCAGGCGCTCTTCCAGCGCAACACGCTCCTGCGCCAGGGCGCCGCCCCCGAGCTGGTGGCCGCGTGGAACGACGGGCTGGTGGCCTCGGGCAGCCGCGTGGTGGCCGCGCGCGCGCGCTGGGTGGCCGAGCGCGCGGCGGGGTTCGCGGAGCACTACGCGCGGGTGGCGGGCGGGCAGCCGGGCGCGCTCGCCTTCGTCCCCTCCTTCTCCGACCTTCCCGCGACGCCGTCGGCGGACGAGGTGGCCGAGGCGTTCCGCGCGCGGCTGGAGCGCCTGGCCGAGCCCGAGCGGGTGCGGGGGATGACGCTCGCCGGGCCGCACCGTGACGAGCTGCGCTTCACCACCGCCGGGCCCGACGGCGCCGCGCTCGACCTGCGCACCTACGGCTCGGGGGGGCAGCAGCGCACTGCGGCCATCGCGCTGCGGATGGTCGAGGCCGAGACGATCCGCGAGACGCGCGGCCGCGAGTCGGTGATCCTGCTGGACGACGTCTTCGCCGAGCTGGACCCGGGGCGAAGCCGCCGCATCATCGAGTGGATCGACGCCGCCGAGGGCGGCCAGGTGATCCTCACCTCCCCCAAGCAGACCGACGTCCAGGTCCACGGCGGCAGCCTCCCGCGATGGACCATCCGCGACGGAGTAATCTCAGAGCTGTAACGCGCATTCAATTCAACTTACGGAGGATTCAACCCAATGGCTGATACCACTTACCAGCGCGACATCGAGCGGTGGGTACGCGATGTGTGGCTCACCGCGAAATTCGCTCAGAGCTTCGACCGGCGGGACGTGCCCCTCGGTGACTGCGGGAAGTACCGGTTCGCTGCAGTCAGCGAAGACCGCGAAATCATAGCGCTGATCTCGACCAGCGAGTCGAAAATGGCTTCCGGTAAAAGGGGTGTGGGAAAAATGCTGCGAATTCGAGCGGGCGTCTTGTTCCTTATCATGGCGCGCGCTCACCAGCGATTGGTGCTTCTAACTGAACGGGATATGTACGAAGCATGCCTTCGAGAGAAGGACCGTTGTCGATTTCCTGATAACGTGGAATTTCATCATGTGCCGCTGCCTCCCGATCTGGTGGAGCAGCTCAACCGAGGACGGCGACGGTCATCCGACGAGGTGAGGCCCAGGTGAGGCGCACACCTCGTCCCTAGAATTTACGGGCTAAGAACCCGCCGCATCATCGAGTTGGATCGACGCCGCCGAGGGCGGCCAGGTGATCCTCACCTCCCCCAAGCAGACCGACGTCCAGGTCCACGGCGGCAGCCTGCCCCGCTGGACGATCCGCGACGGGGTGATCTCGGAGGGACGATGAAGCGGTCAGAGGAGAGCGTGCACCATGGCGGCGAGGACTTCATCTCGCTCCGTGCGCTGAGGAT is drawn from Longimicrobium sp. and contains these coding sequences:
- a CDS encoding DUF5615 family PIN-like protein → MAGGGVRFLFDAHLPPGLAEALRVLGEPAEHVSEIFAPATPDETWIRYAGERGWCVVSRDMNITRKPHELAALRESKVGAFFLLPGKRSPRLCQIIQTVVKHWPELKRLAGSERRPFQFQIGESRVRRLR
- a CDS encoding enoyl-CoA hydratase-related protein, coding for MAEYSNLLLDVQDRIATLTVNRPDKLNALNEQTIRELGQAVDEVAGRDDVGGVIVTGAGEKAFVAGADIGELAKMGPVDGIEVSRLGQQVFRRIELSRKPVIAAVNGFALGGGCELALACHLRIASENAQFGLPEVKLGIIPGYGGTLRLPRIVGKGRALELMLTAQFIKADEAYRIGLANKVVPQAELMDAARRMMGTILANGPVAVGLAIECATRGMEMSVDDGLALESNLFGLLAATEDMREGMSAFLEKRKAEFRNR
- a CDS encoding DNA replication/repair protein RecF, translating into MFLSRLHLRDYRNFGEQVLELPPQGVAIVGDNGQGKTNLLEAVYYLEIFRSFRGAPDEQLVRFGADVFRVEGELRGPGGETRTVAAAFERRRKKKKVTVNGAEPERLGDALGQVGAVIFSPADVELVAGGPGERRRFLDIVLSLAEPGYLAALQRYRQALFQRNTLLRQGAAPELVAAWNDGLVASGSRVVAARARWVAERAAGFAEHYARVAGGQPGALAFVPSFSDLPATPSADEVAEAFRARLERLAEPERVRGMTLAGPHRDELRFTTAGPDGAALDLRTYGSGGQQRTAAIALRMVEAETIRETRGRESVILLDDVFAELDPGRSRRIIEWIDAAEGGQVILTSPKQTDVQVHGGSLPRWTIRDGVISEL
- a CDS encoding dihydrodipicolinate synthase family protein; amino-acid sequence: MDLRGVFAPATTPFDPVTGDADLVSLRANLRAWLKAPLAGVVLFGSTGEGPLLDEDEKTRLVAGARDVVDGGRLLLAGTGAESTRATVRATRAVAGAGADAVLVQPPAYFKPLMTPEALRDHFAAVADASPVPVILYQVPPRFSGVELPPGLVGELARHPNIVGIKDSHGDLRTLGALVEACEGRAAVLAGSGAVVYGALEIGAVGGILAVALLAPAECAELARLYAEGRLAEAGRLQERIAPLHRAVVGELGVPGIKAALEELGLHGGAPRPPLKPLREKDRPKVREALRQAGMLQGQPA
- a CDS encoding methylated-DNA--[protein]-cysteine S-methyltransferase translates to MTRLAPSDNLYRLLLASPVGPLLVEHDGRAVRSIRYWPQGAHPPAGTRVEPTRDDALGWRVAEQLRDYFAGKRRDFDLPLAPEGTAFQRRVWDALRAIPCGQTRTYGQVAKDVESVARAVGQANRNNPIPIVIPCHRVLAGDGIGGYAGAWDDGKEIDVKRWLLRHEGVPGW